A section of the Neorhizobium galegae bv. orientalis str. HAMBI 540 genome encodes:
- a CDS encoding PRC-barrel domain-containing protein produces MLHQEPRAGQDPYVKDTPSLIASDKVEGTKVYGADGKHIGSIARVLLEKRGGRVGYAVLSFGGFLGIGDDYYPLPWEKLRYDEQLDGYRIDLTKDQITGAPRYRDLDDDTWYNDKGRTIYDYYGIPPYWM; encoded by the coding sequence ATGTTGCATCAAGAACCACGAGCCGGACAGGACCCCTATGTCAAGGATACCCCGTCGCTGATCGCCAGCGATAAGGTGGAAGGGACGAAGGTTTATGGCGCCGACGGCAAGCATATAGGCTCTATCGCCCGAGTGCTTCTGGAAAAGCGCGGCGGCCGCGTCGGATATGCGGTCCTGAGCTTCGGCGGTTTTCTGGGTATCGGCGACGACTATTACCCGCTGCCCTGGGAAAAGCTTCGTTACGACGAACAGCTCGACGGCTACCGCATCGACCTGACCAAGGACCAGATCACCGGCGCCCCGCGTTACCGCGATCTGGATGACGATACCTGGTACAACGACAAGGGCCGGACGATCTACGACTATTACGGCATTCCGCCGTACTGGATGTAG
- the nadE gene encoding NAD(+) synthase, with the protein MIQSLKQAQRAEKFSAETLKLDAEAAIERICGWLRETVLKDLRKRGAVLGLSGGIDSSVTAALCARALGPGKVTGIFMPEHDSDPGSLKLGKALAEAVGVETVLEDIGPALAAAGCYTRRDGFIRQIVPEFGDGWGCKVVLENALTGRGYNISWLVVANPAGEQSRHRMPLEVYLGMIAAANMKQRTRKQIEYYHADRLNFAVAGTPNRLEYDQGFFVKNGDGAADFKPIAHLYKSQVYQLAEALGVPADIRRRPPTTDTWSLPQGQDEYYFSLPYDRMDLCLYGLENGISREEVGDAAGLTPDEVDAVWRNIAAKRKVAEYLHAEPVTMLG; encoded by the coding sequence ATGATCCAGAGCCTGAAGCAGGCCCAAAGGGCGGAGAAATTCTCGGCCGAGACGCTGAAGCTCGATGCGGAGGCCGCGATCGAACGCATCTGCGGCTGGCTGCGGGAGACAGTGCTGAAGGATTTGCGCAAACGCGGCGCAGTGCTCGGCTTGTCCGGCGGCATCGATTCCAGCGTCACCGCGGCTCTTTGCGCCCGCGCACTCGGTCCGGGCAAGGTGACAGGCATCTTCATGCCGGAACATGATTCCGATCCGGGCAGCCTGAAGCTCGGCAAGGCGCTTGCAGAGGCGGTCGGCGTGGAGACCGTGCTCGAAGATATCGGTCCGGCGCTTGCCGCGGCCGGCTGTTATACCCGCCGCGATGGCTTCATCCGCCAGATCGTTCCGGAATTCGGTGACGGCTGGGGCTGCAAGGTGGTGCTGGAAAATGCTCTGACCGGCCGCGGTTACAACATTTCCTGGCTGGTGGTCGCCAATCCGGCCGGCGAACAAAGCCGCCATCGCATGCCGCTCGAGGTCTATCTCGGCATGATCGCGGCCGCCAACATGAAGCAGCGCACCCGCAAGCAGATCGAATATTATCATGCCGACCGGCTGAATTTTGCCGTCGCCGGCACGCCGAACCGGCTCGAATACGACCAGGGCTTCTTCGTGAAGAACGGCGATGGTGCCGCCGATTTCAAGCCGATCGCGCATCTCTACAAGAGCCAGGTCTATCAGCTTGCCGAAGCCCTCGGCGTGCCCGCCGACATCCGCCGGCGCCCGCCGACGACGGACACATGGTCGCTGCCGCAGGGCCAGGACGAGTATTATTTCTCGCTGCCCTATGACCGGATGGATCTGTGCCTCTACGGGCTAGAGAATGGCATATCGCGGGAAGAAGTCGGCGACGCCGCGGGCCTGACGCCGGACGAGGTGGACGCCGTCTGGCGCAATATCGCCGCGAAACGCAAGGTGGCGGAATATCTGCATGCCGAGCCGGTGACGATGCTCGGCTGA
- a CDS encoding class I adenylate-forming enzyme family protein, whose translation MRIEARLRDSARRFGDKCALIAGDTRLTYAELDASSDRLAASLARSGVKPGDRVLMVLDNGHEAVISFFGLWKAGAVPCPLYSSIKAEKLSVILNSTEASAIITQARQRATVNAAISMTKMQPLRIVAQADAGENLGHGLRFEDLVSGEVSVPLRDFENTEALALLLHTSGSTGQPKGVMLTHANVGAACEAIVAYLGNTAENVVLSVLPLSFGYGITQVVTMVMAGGTLVLEKSFAFPRKILDRLAEVKATGFPLVPPMAALITGMKDLEPGFLPHLRTITSAAAAMPPALAERLQQLFPDIRLFLMYGQTECLRATYLPPEEVSRRPLSVGRAIPGTKAFVIDEDGRPASPGTIGELVVEGPHVMSGYWGSGLTSVRALSPVADGRRLHTGDLFRADADGFLYFISRRDDIIKTRGEKVSPQEVERALYTLPGIKEAAVGGIADPIFGQVVRAYVVVEDGVTLTEREIIRHCAQLLEDYMVPKSIEFRDALPRTTSGKIRLGADETNTATRGNVA comes from the coding sequence ATGCGCATAGAGGCCCGGCTCCGCGACAGCGCCAGACGTTTCGGCGACAAATGCGCGCTCATTGCGGGCGACACCCGGCTGACCTATGCGGAACTCGATGCCTCATCCGACCGGCTCGCCGCCAGCCTTGCCCGCAGCGGCGTCAAGCCCGGCGACCGGGTGCTGATGGTGCTGGACAACGGCCATGAGGCGGTCATCAGTTTCTTTGGCCTCTGGAAGGCGGGCGCCGTGCCCTGCCCGCTTTATTCGTCGATCAAAGCCGAAAAGCTTTCAGTCATTCTGAACAGCACCGAGGCTTCCGCGATCATTACCCAGGCACGTCAACGGGCAACCGTGAATGCGGCCATTTCCATGACGAAGATGCAGCCGCTGAGGATCGTCGCGCAGGCGGATGCCGGCGAAAATCTCGGGCATGGGTTGCGGTTCGAAGACCTGGTCAGCGGTGAGGTTTCGGTTCCGCTCAGGGACTTCGAAAACACCGAGGCGCTGGCGCTGCTGCTCCACACCTCGGGCTCCACCGGCCAGCCGAAGGGCGTAATGCTGACCCACGCCAATGTCGGCGCCGCCTGCGAGGCCATCGTTGCCTATCTCGGCAATACCGCTGAGAACGTCGTGCTCAGCGTCCTGCCGCTGTCCTTCGGCTACGGCATCACCCAGGTGGTGACGATGGTGATGGCCGGGGGTACGCTGGTTCTCGAAAAGAGCTTCGCCTTTCCGCGGAAGATCCTCGATCGGCTGGCAGAGGTGAAGGCTACGGGTTTCCCGCTCGTGCCGCCGATGGCCGCCCTGATTACCGGCATGAAGGATCTGGAGCCGGGTTTCCTGCCGCATCTGCGCACCATCACCAGCGCCGCCGCGGCCATGCCGCCGGCCCTTGCCGAGCGGTTGCAGCAGCTTTTCCCGGATATCCGGCTTTTCCTGATGTACGGCCAGACGGAATGTCTGCGTGCGACCTACCTGCCGCCTGAAGAGGTTTCCCGAAGGCCGCTTTCTGTCGGCCGCGCCATTCCCGGCACCAAGGCTTTCGTGATCGACGAGGACGGACGTCCCGCTTCCCCGGGCACGATCGGTGAACTTGTCGTCGAGGGACCACATGTGATGTCCGGTTACTGGGGCAGCGGCCTGACCTCCGTGCGTGCACTTTCGCCCGTCGCAGACGGTAGGCGGCTGCATACGGGCGACCTCTTTCGCGCCGATGCGGACGGTTTTCTCTATTTCATCAGCCGGCGCGACGACATTATCAAGACACGCGGCGAAAAGGTCAGCCCACAGGAAGTCGAGCGCGCGCTCTATACGCTGCCCGGCATCAAGGAAGCGGCGGTTGGCGGCATCGCCGATCCGATCTTCGGCCAGGTCGTCCGCGCTTATGTGGTGGTTGAGGACGGCGTGACGCTTACCGAACGGGAAATCATCCGCCACTGCGCTCAGTTGCTCGAAGATTACATGGTGCCGAAAAGCATCGAATTCCGCGACGCGCTGCCGCGCACGACGAGCGGCAAGATCCGGCTCGGCGCGGATGAAACAAACACAGCCACACGGGGGAATGTCGCATGA
- a CDS encoding acyl carrier protein, producing MAEAIENSVREFIAENFLFRADAQVSNNQSLLESGVIDSTGVLELIAFLEQTYGITVADEEIVPENLDSIDNMTSYLTTKLAAA from the coding sequence ATGGCGGAAGCAATCGAAAATAGCGTGCGCGAGTTCATCGCGGAGAATTTTCTCTTCCGGGCCGACGCGCAGGTTTCCAACAACCAGTCATTGCTCGAAAGCGGCGTGATCGATTCCACCGGCGTGCTCGAACTGATCGCCTTCCTGGAACAGACCTACGGCATCACCGTGGCCGACGAGGAAATCGTTCCGGAAAACCTCGACAGCATCGACAACATGACCAGCTACCTCACGACCAAGCTGGCAGCGGCCTGA
- a CDS encoding D-2-hydroxyacid dehydrogenase → MKVVFLDRDTIGPSVTITRPAFAHQWVEYGKTALGDVASRIADADIVITNKAPVREQSIANAPKLKMIAVAATGYDVIDLAFAKERGITVSNVRGYAVNTVPEHTFGLIFALRRSIVGFRQDVIAGEWQRANQFCFFNHPIKDLAGSTLGIFGRGTLGKSVAKIAEAFGMKAIFAARKDAEKVEPGYTAFDEVLETSDIITFHMPLTPATRDLIGLPEFRKMKRHPLIINTARGGLVNEADLVTALDEGLIGGAGFDVLTKEPPAPDNPLLTILKRPNFILTPHVAWASDEAMQTLWAQVITHVENFEKGSPSNVL, encoded by the coding sequence ATGAAGGTCGTGTTTCTGGACCGCGACACGATCGGCCCTTCGGTGACGATCACCCGGCCCGCGTTCGCTCATCAATGGGTTGAGTACGGCAAGACGGCGCTAGGGGATGTGGCCTCCCGTATTGCGGATGCCGATATCGTCATCACCAACAAGGCGCCGGTGCGCGAACAGTCGATCGCCAATGCCCCGAAGCTGAAGATGATTGCGGTTGCTGCCACGGGTTATGACGTGATCGATCTGGCCTTCGCCAAGGAGCGCGGCATCACCGTCTCCAACGTGCGCGGTTATGCGGTCAACACCGTGCCGGAGCATACATTCGGCCTGATCTTCGCGCTGCGCCGCTCGATCGTCGGTTTCCGCCAGGACGTGATCGCCGGCGAATGGCAGCGCGCCAACCAGTTCTGTTTCTTCAACCATCCGATCAAGGATCTGGCCGGTTCGACGCTCGGCATTTTTGGCCGCGGCACGCTCGGCAAGTCGGTGGCGAAGATCGCCGAGGCGTTCGGCATGAAGGCCATCTTCGCGGCCCGGAAAGATGCGGAAAAGGTCGAGCCCGGCTACACGGCCTTCGACGAAGTGTTGGAAACGTCGGACATCATCACCTTTCACATGCCGCTGACGCCGGCGACCCGCGACCTCATCGGCCTGCCCGAGTTCCGAAAGATGAAGCGGCATCCGCTGATCATCAATACCGCCCGCGGCGGCCTAGTGAACGAGGCCGATCTGGTGACCGCGCTCGACGAGGGCCTGATCGGCGGCGCCGGTTTCGACGTGCTGACCAAGGAACCGCCGGCACCGGACAATCCGCTGCTGACGATCCTGAAACGACCGAACTTCATCCTCACTCCGCATGTGGCCTGGGCGAGCGACGAGGCGATGCAGACACTCTGGGCGCAGGTCATCACCCATGTCGAGAACTTCGAAAAGGGCTCGCCGTCCAACGTGCTCTGA
- a CDS encoding NAD(P)/FAD-dependent oxidoreductase, which yields MGEVLTLDCAVIGGGVVGLAVAREMAIAGREVVLLEAEPMTGSITSSRNSEVIHAGLYYPTGSLKAELCVAGKEKLYDYCRDRHIPHKRCGKLVVASNEAEVAYLEKLLKQAQANGVDDCRLIDGAELARLEPQITGFAALVSPSTGIIDSHGLMEAYIADIEAHGGSVVLNSPVLGGELLSDTVRLSVGGRDPVEIEANLVVNSAGLSAWAISESMIGLDRRTIPERHYAKGCYFSLTARAPAERLIYPVPETGGLGVHLTLDLAGQARFGPDVEWVETIDYDVDPRRADKFYGAIRRYWPNLPDGALQPAYAGMRPKIVGPNGGGVGDFIIQGPETTGHPAYAALYGIESPGLTASMAIAERVERLTLR from the coding sequence ATGGGTGAAGTGTTGACGCTCGATTGCGCCGTCATCGGCGGCGGCGTGGTGGGGCTGGCGGTGGCCCGCGAAATGGCAATCGCCGGGCGCGAGGTCGTGCTCCTGGAAGCCGAGCCGATGACCGGCAGCATCACCTCTTCCCGCAACAGCGAAGTCATCCACGCCGGGCTCTATTATCCGACCGGCAGCCTCAAGGCCGAACTCTGCGTCGCCGGCAAAGAGAAGCTCTACGATTATTGCCGCGACCGGCATATTCCGCACAAGCGATGTGGCAAGCTGGTCGTCGCCTCGAACGAAGCCGAAGTTGCCTATCTCGAAAAACTGCTGAAACAGGCGCAAGCCAATGGCGTCGACGATTGCCGGCTGATCGACGGCGCCGAACTTGCCCGCCTCGAGCCGCAGATCACGGGCTTTGCAGCACTCGTCTCCCCCTCGACCGGCATCATCGACAGCCACGGCCTGATGGAAGCCTATATCGCCGATATCGAAGCGCACGGCGGCAGCGTCGTGCTGAACTCGCCCGTCCTTGGCGGCGAGCTTCTATCCGATACGGTGCGGCTTTCGGTCGGCGGCCGCGATCCCGTGGAGATCGAGGCGAACCTGGTGGTCAACTCGGCCGGCTTAAGCGCCTGGGCGATCTCCGAAAGCATGATCGGCCTCGACAGGAGAACTATCCCCGAGCGCCACTATGCGAAAGGCTGTTATTTCTCGCTGACCGCCCGCGCGCCGGCGGAACGGCTGATCTACCCAGTGCCGGAGACCGGCGGGCTCGGCGTCCACCTGACTCTCGATCTCGCCGGCCAGGCACGGTTCGGCCCGGATGTCGAATGGGTGGAGACGATCGATTACGACGTCGATCCCCGCCGCGCCGACAAGTTCTATGGAGCGATCCGCCGCTATTGGCCAAATCTGCCGGACGGCGCCCTGCAGCCTGCCTATGCGGGCATGCGGCCGAAAATAGTCGGTCCGAACGGGGGAGGGGTCGGCGACTTTATCATTCAGGGGCCTGAAACGACCGGCCACCCGGCCTATGCCGCGCTTTACGGCATAGAAAGCCCTGGCCTCACCGCCTCCATGGCGATCGCGGAGAGGGTGGAGCGCCTGACCTTGCGATAA
- a CDS encoding dihydrodipicolinate synthase family protein — protein sequence MTFGIETKGVYAIATTPFFEDGSIDFASIDRLTDFYEESGCTGITILGIMGEAPKMEPEESRAIIKRVVSRAKVPIIVGVSAPGFAGMRSLARDAMDMGAAGVMIAPTPALRTDDQIVNYFAGAVEAVGDDVPWVLQDYPLTLTVVMSPGVIARIITNHPSCLMLKHEDWPGLEKVSKLRAMQKAGELRPFSILCGNGGVFLDFEPERGADGAMTGYGFPDMLTELIGLFAAGKREEAHDLFDAHLPLIRYEQQAGIGLAIRKHVLKRRGVITSDAQRKPAQMLSATAKAEVDYLLTRLAKHDRRAAF from the coding sequence GTGACTTTCGGGATCGAGACCAAAGGCGTCTACGCCATCGCCACCACGCCGTTCTTCGAAGACGGATCGATCGATTTTGCCTCGATCGACCGGCTGACGGATTTTTATGAAGAGAGCGGCTGCACCGGCATCACCATTCTCGGGATCATGGGCGAAGCGCCGAAGATGGAGCCGGAGGAAAGCCGCGCAATCATCAAACGCGTCGTCTCTCGCGCCAAAGTGCCGATCATCGTCGGCGTCTCGGCGCCGGGCTTTGCAGGGATGCGGTCGCTGGCGCGCGATGCGATGGACATGGGTGCTGCCGGCGTGATGATCGCCCCGACGCCGGCGCTGCGCACCGACGACCAGATCGTCAACTATTTCGCCGGGGCTGTCGAAGCGGTCGGCGACGACGTACCGTGGGTGCTGCAGGATTATCCGCTGACGCTGACGGTCGTCATGTCGCCGGGCGTGATCGCCAGGATCATCACCAACCACCCATCCTGCCTGATGCTGAAGCACGAAGACTGGCCGGGTCTCGAAAAAGTGTCGAAGCTGCGCGCCATGCAGAAGGCGGGCGAACTGCGCCCCTTCTCGATCCTTTGCGGCAACGGCGGCGTGTTCCTCGATTTCGAACCGGAACGCGGTGCCGACGGCGCAATGACCGGCTACGGCTTCCCCGACATGCTGACGGAACTGATCGGCCTATTTGCCGCCGGCAAACGCGAGGAGGCGCATGACCTGTTCGATGCGCATCTGCCATTGATCCGTTACGAGCAGCAGGCCGGCATCGGTCTGGCGATCCGCAAACACGTGCTGAAACGGCGCGGCGTCATCACCTCGGATGCGCAGCGCAAACCGGCCCAGATGCTTTCCGCGACCGCCAAGGCGGAAGTTGACTATCTGCTCACCCGTCTCGCCAAACACGACAGGCGCGCGGCGTTTTGA
- a CDS encoding ribonuclease activity regulator RraA, whose translation MPLDPKIIETLKGVSTATLTTVLLKKGLRNVWMRGTKPLKPGQGRVVGPAFTLRFVPAREDLATPESWASPISTRAAIEAMPEGCVAVADALGVTDAGIFGDILCSRMAKRGVAGLVTDGVMRDAEGVLGSGMKVWCDGIAAPPSVAGLTFVGWQEPISCGGVAVFPDDIVVVDDDGAVLIPAKLLDAVVAEAPEQERMEGWIMTEVDRGVPLPGLYPMNAETKARYQAWKDAQ comes from the coding sequence ATGCCGCTGGACCCCAAGATCATCGAGACGCTGAAGGGCGTCTCCACCGCCACGCTGACCACGGTGCTTTTGAAGAAGGGCCTGCGCAATGTCTGGATGCGCGGCACGAAGCCGCTGAAGCCGGGCCAGGGCCGCGTCGTTGGGCCGGCTTTCACGCTGCGTTTCGTGCCCGCCCGCGAGGATCTGGCGACGCCGGAAAGCTGGGCTTCGCCGATCTCCACCCGCGCGGCGATCGAAGCGATGCCGGAAGGCTGCGTTGCGGTCGCGGATGCGCTCGGCGTCACCGATGCCGGCATTTTCGGCGATATTCTCTGCTCCCGGATGGCGAAGCGCGGCGTGGCCGGGCTTGTCACCGACGGCGTGATGCGTGATGCCGAAGGCGTGCTTGGCAGCGGCATGAAGGTCTGGTGCGACGGCATCGCCGCTCCACCTTCCGTCGCCGGCCTCACCTTCGTTGGCTGGCAGGAGCCGATCTCCTGCGGCGGCGTTGCCGTTTTCCCGGACGATATCGTCGTCGTGGATGATGACGGCGCGGTGCTGATCCCCGCCAAGCTGCTCGACGCGGTTGTCGCCGAGGCGCCGGAACAGGAACGCATGGAAGGCTGGATCATGACCGAGGTCGACCGCGGCGTGCCACTGCCGGGCCTCTATCCGATGAACGCCGAAACGAAAGCCCGCTATCAGGCCTGGAAGGACGCACAATAG
- a CDS encoding uroporphyrinogen decarboxylase family protein, translating to MLFPTTLVGSYPQPEWLIDRAKLAGRFPPRVRARELWRIPQEYLAEAQNDATIMAIKAQEEAGLDIITDGEIRRESYSNRFATALEGVDLDNPGSALDRSGHPNPVPRITGKIRRKHAVEAEDVKFLRSHTDRKIKITVPGPFTMSQQAQNDFYKSEEEAAYDYADAVNAEIRDLFAAGADVVQIDEPYMQARPQKAEQYGLAALNRALDGVQGTTAVHICFGYAAIIHERPSGYSFLTQLSGCSCHQVSLETAQSNLDCSTLTGLSGKTLMLGAIDLSDMNIETPEIVAARIRRALPYVEAKNIIVAPDCGMKYLPREVAFGKMKAMVEGAKIMRRELGETA from the coding sequence GTGCTTTTTCCAACGACACTCGTCGGCAGTTATCCGCAGCCGGAATGGCTGATCGACCGGGCCAAGCTTGCGGGCCGTTTCCCGCCCCGCGTCCGCGCCAGGGAGCTCTGGCGCATCCCCCAGGAATACCTCGCCGAAGCACAGAACGACGCGACGATCATGGCGATCAAGGCTCAGGAGGAGGCTGGCCTCGACATCATCACCGATGGCGAGATCCGCCGCGAGAGCTATTCGAACCGCTTTGCGACCGCGCTCGAAGGCGTTGATCTCGATAATCCGGGCTCGGCGCTCGATCGTTCCGGCCACCCGAACCCCGTTCCGCGCATTACCGGCAAGATCCGCCGCAAGCACGCAGTCGAGGCCGAGGACGTGAAATTCCTGCGCAGCCACACGGACCGCAAGATCAAGATCACCGTTCCCGGCCCATTCACCATGTCGCAGCAGGCCCAGAACGACTTCTACAAGTCGGAAGAGGAGGCCGCCTACGACTACGCCGACGCGGTGAATGCCGAAATCCGGGATCTCTTCGCCGCCGGCGCGGATGTGGTGCAGATCGACGAACCCTACATGCAGGCCCGGCCACAGAAGGCGGAACAGTATGGTCTCGCGGCGCTCAACCGCGCGCTCGACGGCGTCCAGGGCACGACGGCTGTGCATATCTGCTTCGGTTATGCGGCCATCATCCACGAGCGGCCGTCAGGCTATTCCTTCCTGACCCAGCTTTCCGGCTGCTCCTGCCATCAGGTGTCGCTCGAAACCGCGCAATCGAACCTCGATTGCTCGACGCTGACCGGCCTTTCCGGCAAGACGCTAATGCTCGGCGCCATCGACCTGTCGGACATGAATATCGAGACTCCGGAAATCGTCGCGGCCCGCATCCGCCGGGCGCTGCCTTACGTCGAGGCGAAGAACATCATCGTCGCGCCCGATTGCGGCATGAAATACCTGCCCCGCGAGGTCGCCTTCGGCAAGATGAAGGCGATGGTCGAGGGCGCCAAGATCATGCGCCGGGAACTCGGCGAGACTGCCTGA
- a CDS encoding alpha/beta fold hydrolase: protein MTTLVLIPGLVSDAIVWAPLAEAASGVMPVHHADLSDGTSITGMARTLLEETDGDIVAVGHSMGGRVALEMARMASDRIRGLVLANTGHHPKREGEEIKRQQMIDLGNRSIEELAQQWLPPMLDPARVGDKDLIGRLHAMVLRAGSQVHERHIRALIDRPDASAYIADLRCPVLLVAARQDGWSPIAQHQEIADAAPDTELVTIENAGHFAPVERPVETTAAITEWLARRFGESQ, encoded by the coding sequence ATGACGACCCTTGTTCTCATACCCGGGCTTGTATCGGACGCCATCGTCTGGGCGCCCTTGGCCGAAGCGGCGTCTGGCGTCATGCCGGTTCATCACGCCGATCTCTCTGACGGCACATCGATCACCGGTATGGCTCGAACGCTTCTCGAGGAGACGGATGGCGATATCGTTGCTGTCGGCCACTCGATGGGAGGCCGCGTCGCCCTGGAAATGGCTCGCATGGCGTCGGACCGGATTCGTGGTCTCGTGCTGGCGAATACCGGTCATCATCCCAAGCGCGAAGGCGAGGAGATCAAACGTCAGCAGATGATCGATCTCGGCAACCGCAGTATCGAGGAACTGGCGCAGCAATGGCTGCCGCCGATGCTCGACCCTGCCCGGGTTGGTGACAAGGACCTGATCGGACGCCTCCACGCCATGGTCCTCAGGGCAGGTTCGCAGGTTCATGAGCGCCACATTCGCGCCCTCATCGATCGCCCGGACGCCAGCGCCTATATCGCCGATCTTCGTTGTCCTGTCCTGCTTGTCGCCGCTCGCCAGGATGGCTGGAGCCCGATCGCCCAGCATCAGGAAATCGCCGACGCAGCGCCGGATACGGAGCTCGTCACCATCGAAAATGCCGGGCATTTCGCTCCCGTCGAGCGACCCGTGGAAACCACCGCTGCCATCACCGAATGGCTGGCGCGCAGATTTGGAGAATCCCAATGA
- a CDS encoding extradiol ring-cleavage dioxygenase → MSEAAATIPDTPLFDRAGSIRGYRINKMAMALGQPANRAAFKADEEAYLDGFGLSAHEKSAVMGRDWHEMVRLGGNLFFILKISAVDPTPITRIGAAQASMEHEDFLHLRLGKKRNG, encoded by the coding sequence ATGAGTGAAGCAGCAGCTACGATACCGGATACCCCCCTCTTCGACCGGGCAGGCTCGATCCGCGGCTACCGGATCAACAAGATGGCGATGGCGCTTGGCCAGCCCGCCAACCGCGCCGCCTTCAAGGCCGATGAAGAGGCCTATCTCGACGGTTTCGGCCTGAGCGCCCACGAGAAGTCCGCAGTGATGGGCCGCGACTGGCACGAGATGGTACGCCTCGGTGGCAACCTGTTCTTCATCCTGAAGATCTCGGCGGTCGATCCGACCCCGATCACCAGGATCGGTGCGGCGCAGGCCAGCATGGAACACGAAGACTTCCTGCATCTGAGATTGGGAAAAAAGCGCAATGGCTAA
- a CDS encoding class III extradiol dioxygenase family protein, protein MAKIIGGLGTSHVPSIGAALDKGLRDTPDWKPFFDGYEVGKRWMRDAKPDIAVVVFNDHGNTFFLDRVPTFAVGVAETYSPVDEGWGPRAIPAFEGAVDFSWHFVDKLVERHFDPMVCREIEVDHGLQVPMELFFGRPEAWPVKVLPIWVNTIQYPIPTPQRCWDMGKVLREAIESWPGDERVVILGTGGLSHQLQGARAGFINQAADRAWLDGIAKNPEPYRAMSREDYVEQFGSEGAELIMWLVMRAAMNSDVNLLHKHYHAPASMTGAGMVVLENAA, encoded by the coding sequence ATGGCTAAGATCATCGGTGGGCTTGGAACGAGCCACGTTCCCTCGATTGGTGCTGCGCTCGACAAGGGACTGCGCGACACACCGGACTGGAAGCCGTTTTTCGACGGTTACGAAGTCGGCAAGCGATGGATGCGGGACGCCAAGCCCGATATCGCCGTCGTCGTCTTCAACGATCACGGCAATACCTTCTTCCTCGACCGCGTGCCGACCTTCGCTGTCGGCGTCGCCGAAACCTACAGTCCCGTCGATGAAGGTTGGGGTCCGCGCGCCATTCCGGCATTCGAAGGAGCGGTCGATTTCTCCTGGCATTTTGTCGACAAGCTGGTCGAGCGCCATTTCGACCCGATGGTCTGCCGCGAAATCGAGGTGGATCACGGCCTGCAGGTGCCGATGGAACTGTTTTTCGGCCGGCCGGAAGCCTGGCCGGTGAAGGTCCTGCCGATCTGGGTCAACACCATCCAGTATCCGATCCCCACCCCGCAGCGCTGCTGGGACATGGGCAAGGTCCTGCGCGAAGCGATCGAAAGCTGGCCGGGCGACGAACGCGTCGTCATCCTCGGCACCGGCGGCCTGTCGCACCAGCTGCAGGGCGCCCGTGCCGGCTTTATCAACCAGGCAGCCGACCGCGCCTGGCTGGACGGCATCGCCAAAAATCCGGAACCCTACCGCGCCATGAGCCGCGAGGACTACGTCGAACAGTTCGGCTCCGAAGGCGCCGAGCTGATCATGTGGCTCGTCATGCGCGCCGCGATGAACAGCGACGTCAACCTCCTCCACAAGCACTACCACGCCCCGGCATCGATGACCGGCGCCGGCATGGTCGTGCTGGAAAATGCGGCCTGA
- a CDS encoding YciI family protein: MRPDPMFFLMRCLHHEGQDAVRDTHRPSHRAWVQSGGEGHATVLIGSALVDESGSALGNFGILEAASLEEAQAFAQGDPFNRAGIVSAIELTQLPDTFQAARISDPMTPRKHG, translated from the coding sequence ATGCGGCCTGATCCGATGTTTTTCCTGATGCGCTGCCTGCACCATGAAGGCCAGGACGCCGTTCGCGATACCCACCGCCCGTCACACCGGGCCTGGGTCCAGTCGGGCGGAGAAGGCCATGCCACCGTCCTGATAGGCTCGGCCCTCGTCGATGAGAGCGGTTCCGCGCTCGGCAATTTCGGCATCCTGGAGGCCGCGAGCCTCGAAGAGGCGCAAGCTTTTGCGCAAGGCGATCCCTTCAATCGCGCCGGAATCGTTTCGGCGATCGAGCTGACGCAGCTGCCGGACACGTTCCAGGCGGCCCGGATCAGCGACCCGATGACCCCGCGAAAGCACGGCTAA